The genomic interval GTTGCCCTGGCTCCATTAGAGCAGGTAGTGGAGGATACATTGAAAGTGCTGGAATTAGCCGCGAAGCGCTAGGCGCGTAAAATATTGTGGCAAAGCCGCATAGGGGCCGATTATGAACTTCCACGAGCAAAATCGGCCATCCGATTGGTTCAGGCCCTGTCATTCTGAGTGCAGCGAAGAATCTCTGGCCCGCTTATGGATAATCACCAGCTCACTCAGCATTGACAAACCCCTACCTGTCCCATTAGAATTAACATAACAACAAACCCTATTTTCATCCTTGCCCATAGTTGCCGGGTGCGAGAGGTATAGAACTATCTATGACCACACATCCCAACACAACGCCTGCGCCAGCCGTATTTGTTCATGGATTGAGCTTTCGCTATCGCACGCTCGACGAGGAGCCGGAAGCCCGCAGGAAGCCGAACCGTCCAGATCAACAGCCACCCGAGCAGGCGAATGCCATTGAGGATATTTCCTTTTCCCTGCCCGCCGGTCAATTATTGCTGATTGCCGGTCCAAGCGGCTGCGGCAAAAGCACCCTGCTGAAATGCCTGAACGGGCTTATTCCCAATAGCTATAAGGGAACACTGAGCGGCGAGATACAACTCGAGGGCCGTTCGATTCCCGGCCTGTCGCTGCGTGACCTCGCGCAACAGGTCGGCACCATGCTGCAAGATCCCGACAAACAGATACTGGGCAGCACCGTCGAGCAGGAAATCGCCTTCGGCCTGGAGAATATGAACACGCCGCGGGAAGAAATGCAGCGCCGCATCGCAGATGTGCTGGAGCAGCTGCACCTGGAACACTATGTGGGGCAGCCAACATTCGCGCTCTCTGGCGGTCAGCGGCAGCAGGTCGCCGCCGCCGGTATCCTGGTCATGCAGCCGTCTATTTTCCTCTTCGACGAGCCATTCGCGAACCTCGATGCCAGGGCGGTAGACGAACTAGAGCAACTGATTAAAGGCCTGCTGGCAAAAGGACGTACCGTCATTATCGTCGAGCATCGTGTCGAGGAGGCGCTGCGATTGCAGCCGAACAAAGTATTGCTCATGCGCGATGGACGCCAGGTCTTCTTCGGCGATACAGAGGAATTTCTAAAGATTGCCGATCCTACACAGGTCAAACTGCCTGTCGAATCCATGCTGCGCACTTTAAATGACCCGCGGGAAGCTTTCAACCTGCTTGTCAGACCAATTATCACTGCACACAGCCGCCAGAAAGAAGCCGGTGAGACCATCCTTGCTTTCGAGAATGTGCATTTTCGCTACAACTCATTCTCCGAGGAAATCCTGCATGGCATCTCCTTTGAAATACATCGCGGCGAGACGATTGCGCTGCTGGGACCCAATGGTTCGGGCAAGACGACACTGGTGAAGCAGGCGCTTGGCTTGCTGAGGCCCAACTCAGGCACGGTACGGCTCTATGGAGAGGATACGCGCGATTTGAGTGTTGCGCAACTCGCCTCGCGCATCGGCTATGTTTTTCAGAGTCCCAGCGCCATGCTCTTTGCTCCCACAGTGCGCAAGGAATTGAGCTTCGGGCCTGAGAACCTGCGCTTTCCGCGTGAGCGTATTGCGACGGTCGTGCAGGAGGCGGAAAAAGCCATGAATTTAGAGCAGTTCGATGCGCGTTCGCCGTTTTCCCTGAGCTTCGGCCAGCAGAAAAGGACGGCCATTGCTTCCGTGCTTTCGATGCAGAGCAAAATCCTGCTGCTCGATGAGCCAACGGCGGGTCAGGATTACCGCTCCTATATCTCTTTCATGGAATATTTGCGCAGCCTGCCGGAACTGGACGCGCTGCTCTTCATCACGCATGATCTCGACCTCGCGCTGCGTTTCACACAACGTGTTTTGCTGCTAAAAGAAGGCAACCTGGTGGCAGATGGTCCGCCGTTGCAGGTGCTGGCTGATCCGGCGCTGCTGGATGCATGCAATCTGCGCCCGACCTCTCTGCTGCATTTCTTGCTTGCCGAACGGAATGCCGTCGCATAAACGACGATAGCTACGAAAGGAGGTTTGCGCACTTCTCAGTTTTTAGTTCCTTTATATTCATCTTTTTCCCTGACGCCGGTTGTTTAGCTGTCAGAAAGGAGTTCCACACATGGCAGTCGCAGAAAAACGAGAGAGTCTCAATACAAAGATCTGGAGCGTCGGCGTGCGCCATATCGTGTTCATGGCGCTTGGCGCGGCGCTTTATGGTGGCTTGAGCTATCTCACCAATATCTTGCAGCTTCCCGCTACCAGTAACGTTTCATTTCGTCCGGCTATTGTTATTCCTTTGTTCTTTGGAGCCGTCTTTGGTCCCTGGGTTGGCCTCTTCACCGGCGGTGTCGGCAACTTCCTTGGAGACTATATTTCAGGCTATGGGGTTTACTGGAACTGGGACCTTGGTAACGCCTTGATCGGCTTTATTGCCGGGCTTGCTATGTATCTGACGTGGGGACGCTACAATACCTCGATGAAGATTATCATTGCGGAGATCTTCGCCGCTGTTGGCGTTGTGGTTGGCATCGGCTTTGCCGCCTATAGCGATATCTGGGTTTCAAAGTATACGGTTGCCGCATCGACCGGCAACTTCGTACCGGCAACCCTGTCCGACCTGGTCAATGGATTGATCCTGCTTCCCATCCTGCTCGTTGCGTACAATGCAGCAATGAGACGCGCCGGGCGCGGGTAAGTCCCTTGTCAGTAATCTGGCAAAAATAAGGTGAGAAGCATGATTTATCTATGCTTCTCACCTGTCCCTGCTGGATGAAAGAGATCATCGATGCTCATTAATTTTCCTTATATCCAACGTGATACACCCATTCATCGCCTGGACCCGCGAACCAAGTTCGTGTTATTGCTGGCCCTTGGTTTCGCGGTGGCGCAGACTTCTAATTTCTGGGTCATTTTGGCGGGATTTATTGGCGCGGCTTTCTACTATAGGCAGGCTCACCTGAAGTGGTCAGAGACAAAACGGGCCTGGTATCTTATTATTGCCCTCAATGTGATGATCATTTTCGTGAACTATTTTCTTTCAGGGGGCAATGTCGTTCAGGGAGTAGACCTTACGCACCCGCATATTCTCTTTACCCTGCCATTTCTGGCGCTAAAAGGGCATTTCCCCTTTATTGGGCTGGGACCATTAGTCTTCAGTGTCGAAAGCGTTACATTTATGATTACGCAAGGGTTGCGAAATTTCAGCATCGCGCTGCTAGCCGTACCCATACCGTATACCACCAATCCTGGACATATCGGCGTGGCTTTCAAGGGATTGGGCCTGCCGGATAGATTTGCCTATGCCATCGACCTCTCATTCCGTTTTTTACCGACAGTAGCGCGCGACTTCGGCACGACGCTCGATGCGCAGCGTGCCCGTGGCTTTGAAATTGACAAGCTGCAAGGGGGAATTTTCAGCAAGATTGCGCGTCTGGCGCCTATGGTTGTGCCTGTTGTCATTGGCTCCGTGGTGGGGGCGGAAGATATCATCAGCGCAATGGAACTGCGCTGCTTTGGTGTTGGCAAGCGTAGCTGGCTCGTAAAGTTGCATGCAAAGCCGGTTGATCGCATACTCATCACCTTCGCGATTGTCGCCTTCCTTGTCATTACTGCTCTTAACATCCTTGGCAGTTTCTATACCTATGGATTTTTGCACGTTTTACATACCCAGGGAATCCCGCACTTTCTGGCACCATAATATGTTCCTCTAGCGTGTTAGATAAAGGGCATACAAAAGGTTCTAAAAGGTATGCTCCCACACGTGATTTATCGAGCAGGCTAGAGGAATAGCGCGTGATGCCTGGAAAGGGTATGGAGATGCCTGAGCGGGTGGGACAACAACTCGGCAATTATCAGCTGGTCAAACTGCTTGGACATGGCGGCTTTGCCGATGTATATCTTGGCGAGCATGTCTATCTCAAAACGCAGGCAGCTATTAAAGTTCTCAAAATGGAGGTGGACAATGAGCAGCGCAATAATTTCCTCAATGAGGCACGAACCATCGCGCATTTAATTCACCCCCATATCATTCGCGTGCTGGATTTCGGCGTAGAGGGTTACACGCCTTTCCTGGTGATGGATTACGCGCCCAACGGCACCTTGCGGGAACGCCATCCCAGCGGCACGCGCCTGCCACTTGCCACCATTCTTATCTACGTGAAGCAGGTTGCCTCGGCTTTGCAATACGCGCACGATCAACATTTCGTACACCGGGATGTCAAACCGGGCAATATGCTGATAGGAGCGCATGATGAAATCCTGTTGAGCGATTTTGGCATTGCGCTCGTTGCTCAAAACTCTTCTTCACAAGATACCCAGGATACCGTCGGCACCGCCGCATATATGGCTCCTGAGCAAATAGAAGGCAAGCCCCGCCCGGCCAGCGACCAGTATGCATTAGGTATAACTGTCTACGAATGGCTATGCGGAGAACGTCCATTTAACGGGTCGCTCACCGAAGTCGTCACGCAGCAGCTATCGACCCCGCCGCCGTCGTTACGAGCCAAAGTCCCTGAGATTTCACCTGACCTTGAAGAAGCCGTGATGATGGCGCTGGCAAAGAATCCGCAC from Ktedonobacteraceae bacterium carries:
- a CDS encoding ABC transporter ATP-binding protein; translated protein: MTTHPNTTPAPAVFVHGLSFRYRTLDEEPEARRKPNRPDQQPPEQANAIEDISFSLPAGQLLLIAGPSGCGKSTLLKCLNGLIPNSYKGTLSGEIQLEGRSIPGLSLRDLAQQVGTMLQDPDKQILGSTVEQEIAFGLENMNTPREEMQRRIADVLEQLHLEHYVGQPTFALSGGQRQQVAAAGILVMQPSIFLFDEPFANLDARAVDELEQLIKGLLAKGRTVIIVEHRVEEALRLQPNKVLLMRDGRQVFFGDTEEFLKIADPTQVKLPVESMLRTLNDPREAFNLLVRPIITAHSRQKEAGETILAFENVHFRYNSFSEEILHGISFEIHRGETIALLGPNGSGKTTLVKQALGLLRPNSGTVRLYGEDTRDLSVAQLASRIGYVFQSPSAMLFAPTVRKELSFGPENLRFPRERIATVVQEAEKAMNLEQFDARSPFSLSFGQQKRTAIASVLSMQSKILLLDEPTAGQDYRSYISFMEYLRSLPELDALLFITHDLDLALRFTQRVLLLKEGNLVADGPPLQVLADPALLDACNLRPTSLLHFLLAERNAVA
- a CDS encoding ECF transporter S component, with amino-acid sequence MAVAEKRESLNTKIWSVGVRHIVFMALGAALYGGLSYLTNILQLPATSNVSFRPAIVIPLFFGAVFGPWVGLFTGGVGNFLGDYISGYGVYWNWDLGNALIGFIAGLAMYLTWGRYNTSMKIIIAEIFAAVGVVVGIGFAAYSDIWVSKYTVAASTGNFVPATLSDLVNGLILLPILLVAYNAAMRRAGRG
- a CDS encoding energy-coupling factor transporter transmembrane component T, whose product is MLINFPYIQRDTPIHRLDPRTKFVLLLALGFAVAQTSNFWVILAGFIGAAFYYRQAHLKWSETKRAWYLIIALNVMIIFVNYFLSGGNVVQGVDLTHPHILFTLPFLALKGHFPFIGLGPLVFSVESVTFMITQGLRNFSIALLAVPIPYTTNPGHIGVAFKGLGLPDRFAYAIDLSFRFLPTVARDFGTTLDAQRARGFEIDKLQGGIFSKIARLAPMVVPVVIGSVVGAEDIISAMELRCFGVGKRSWLVKLHAKPVDRILITFAIVAFLVITALNILGSFYTYGFLHVLHTQGIPHFLAP